In a single window of the Hoyosella subflava DQS3-9A1 genome:
- the glnA gene encoding type I glutamate--ammonia ligase codes for MDRQKEFVLRTIEERDIRFVRLWFTDVLGFLKSVAIAPAELEGAFTEGIGFDGSSIEGFSRVSEADTVAMPDPSTFQILPWVHKDGKPHTARMFCDIAMPDGSPSWSDSRHVLRRQLNKAGDLGFSCYVHPEIEFFLLKNSPDDGSEPIPADKGGYFDQAVHDTAPNFRRHAIEALESMGISVEFSHHETAPGQQEIDLRYADALSMADNVMTFRYVVKEVALLEGVHASFMPKPFSQHAGSAMHTHMSLFEGESNAFFNPDDPMELSDTAKQFIAGILHHANEISAVTNQWVNSYKRLIHGGEAPTAGSWGRANRSALVRVPMYTPNKAGSRRIEVRSPDSACNPYLTFAVLLAAGLRGVEHGYELPAEAEDDVWSLTRAERRAMGYRELPGNLDHALREMEKSELVAEALGEHVFDYFLRNKRAEWEQYRTQVTPYELKTYLSL; via the coding sequence ATGGATCGCCAGAAGGAATTCGTGCTCCGCACGATCGAGGAGCGCGACATCCGGTTCGTCCGGCTGTGGTTTACCGACGTACTCGGCTTCCTCAAGTCGGTGGCGATCGCACCGGCGGAACTTGAGGGCGCTTTCACAGAAGGTATTGGCTTCGATGGGTCATCCATCGAAGGGTTCTCGCGCGTGTCTGAAGCGGATACTGTTGCGATGCCTGATCCTTCCACCTTCCAGATTCTGCCGTGGGTGCACAAAGACGGGAAGCCGCATACCGCTCGCATGTTCTGCGACATCGCGATGCCCGACGGTTCGCCGTCGTGGTCTGATTCGCGGCACGTTTTGCGCCGCCAGCTCAACAAGGCTGGCGATTTGGGATTCAGCTGCTATGTCCATCCCGAGATCGAATTCTTCCTGCTGAAGAATTCGCCGGATGATGGTTCGGAGCCGATCCCGGCCGACAAGGGGGGCTACTTCGATCAGGCAGTTCACGACACTGCCCCCAACTTCCGCCGCCATGCGATCGAGGCACTCGAATCGATGGGTATTTCGGTTGAGTTCAGCCACCATGAGACAGCGCCGGGCCAGCAGGAAATCGACCTGCGCTACGCCGACGCCCTGTCGATGGCCGACAACGTCATGACCTTCCGTTACGTCGTTAAAGAAGTCGCCCTGCTCGAGGGTGTGCATGCCTCCTTCATGCCGAAGCCGTTCAGTCAGCACGCTGGCTCCGCCATGCACACGCACATGAGTCTGTTCGAGGGGGAGAGCAACGCGTTCTTCAACCCAGACGACCCGATGGAATTGTCCGATACCGCGAAGCAGTTCATCGCGGGAATTCTCCACCACGCGAACGAGATCAGCGCCGTCACGAACCAGTGGGTCAACTCGTATAAGCGGTTGATACACGGTGGTGAAGCGCCGACCGCGGGGTCATGGGGCAGGGCGAACCGGTCCGCGCTCGTCCGGGTCCCCATGTACACCCCAAATAAGGCGGGGTCGCGTCGTATCGAGGTGCGCAGCCCTGACTCAGCCTGCAACCCATATTTGACGTTCGCGGTCCTCCTCGCAGCGGGCTTGCGCGGCGTCGAGCATGGTTACGAACTGCCGGCTGAGGCCGAGGACGACGTCTGGTCACTCACGCGGGCGGAACGCCGTGCGATGGGATATCGGGAGCTTCCAGGAAATCTCGACCACGCTCTTCGCGAGATGGAGAAGTCGGAACTTGTTGCTGAGGCGCTAGGCGAACACGTATTCGACTACTTCCTCCGCAACAAGCGCGCGGAATGGGAGCAGTACCGCACCCAGGTCACACCCTATGAGTTGAAGACCTACCTTTCTCTGTAA
- a CDS encoding bifunctional [glutamine synthetase] adenylyltransferase/[glutamine synthetase]-adenylyl-L-tyrosine phosphorylase, translated as MVRPPLGRSLVPGPARLGMVDPSAANRLSLLGWDSQEDVDLLWALSRAPDPDLALLALSRLKDALESEWQEFDREVRDDTGLRGRVFGLLGASTALGDHLIARPELWRRLLGKSIPLPTDEELTTRMLAAVGAVPVTVEGIPEGQSSIFRAEVVGPKAIIALRNEYRDQLMILAAADLAATVQDEPVLPYTAVVRHLSALADAALTGALSAAVATVFPAGPCPIRLAIIAMGKCGARELNYVSDVDVIFVAEPSDGAATRLASETMRIGSAAFFEVDAALRPEGKAGALVRTLESHIAYYKRWAHTWEFQALLKARPMSGDMVLGQQYIDALNPMVWVTSERDDFVDGVRKMRRRVESLIPADIRDRELKLGAGGLRDVEFAVQLLQMVHGRADDSLHVLSTVEALTALAAGGYIGREDAANLTASYEFLRLLEHRLQIQRMQRTHTLPSLDDDEALRWLARAAHVRPDGTTDAKGVLIAEIKRNIARVRRIHTKLFYRPLLESVSRLETEAMRLTEDAAIRQLSALGYTSPRNALSHLRALSGGLSRRDRIQALLLPTLLDWLSETPNPDAGLLAYRRMSDELTDKEWFLRTLRDEGAAARRLMKILGSSAYIPDLLIRAPDVLRLFADGASGPRLIEPCPEDVAKGLLASSARYATPERSIAAARSLRRAELARVASADVLGMLDVPQVCEALSSVWVAVLESALKAAIQSSVEERGEPAPARIAVIGMGRLGGAELGYGSDADVLFVCTPESGADETTAVKWSTQIAEMIRKQLGAPSVDPPLEVDTNLRPEGRSGPMVRTLAAYDAYYAQWAQPWEVQALLRAHQVAGDPELGIDFLHMADKSRYPEGGMSEKSVREIRRIKARVDSERLPRGADPATHTKLGRGGLSDVEWTVQLLQLRYAHEVTSMRNTSTLKSLDAIAAEGVLSESDTGLLRDAWITATKARNALVLARGKPSDQLPGTGPVLTAVAYIAGWDGDPGGFIEHYRRITRRARGVVERVFGSNQ; from the coding sequence ATGGTGCGACCACCGCTCGGCCGTTCTCTAGTCCCGGGCCCTGCAAGGCTTGGGATGGTCGACCCCAGCGCGGCGAACCGGCTCAGTCTGCTGGGTTGGGACAGCCAGGAAGACGTGGATTTGCTGTGGGCGCTTTCGCGCGCCCCGGACCCAGACCTCGCTTTACTCGCGCTGAGCCGCTTGAAGGACGCACTTGAGTCCGAGTGGCAGGAGTTCGACCGCGAGGTCCGTGACGACACTGGCTTGCGTGGGCGCGTTTTCGGGCTGTTGGGCGCGTCAACCGCGCTTGGTGATCACCTGATCGCGCGGCCTGAACTCTGGCGCCGCCTCCTGGGGAAGTCGATTCCACTGCCCACCGACGAGGAACTCACAACCAGGATGCTCGCTGCGGTCGGTGCTGTGCCCGTGACCGTTGAAGGAATTCCCGAAGGCCAGTCGAGCATTTTCAGGGCCGAAGTAGTCGGGCCGAAGGCGATTATCGCGTTGCGGAACGAGTACCGCGACCAGTTGATGATCCTCGCGGCGGCCGACCTCGCTGCGACGGTGCAGGATGAACCTGTCTTGCCGTACACGGCAGTCGTACGGCATCTAAGCGCGCTCGCCGACGCGGCACTCACCGGGGCGCTGTCGGCAGCTGTCGCAACAGTGTTCCCCGCAGGACCTTGCCCGATCCGGCTCGCGATTATCGCGATGGGGAAATGCGGCGCGCGTGAACTCAATTACGTAAGCGACGTTGACGTCATATTTGTTGCAGAGCCGTCAGACGGTGCCGCCACCCGCCTCGCCAGCGAAACGATGCGCATCGGATCGGCCGCGTTCTTTGAAGTCGACGCGGCCCTGCGTCCCGAAGGTAAGGCAGGTGCGCTTGTCCGCACCCTTGAGTCGCACATCGCTTACTACAAGCGATGGGCGCATACCTGGGAGTTTCAGGCCCTGCTCAAGGCTCGGCCGATGTCTGGTGACATGGTGCTCGGTCAGCAGTACATCGACGCCCTCAACCCAATGGTGTGGGTCACATCGGAGCGAGATGACTTCGTCGACGGCGTCCGCAAAATGCGCCGCCGAGTGGAGTCGCTGATCCCGGCTGACATCCGTGACCGCGAACTCAAACTTGGGGCTGGCGGTCTCCGCGATGTCGAGTTCGCTGTTCAGCTTCTGCAAATGGTGCATGGCCGGGCGGACGATTCACTCCATGTGCTCTCGACGGTCGAGGCGCTCACCGCGCTGGCTGCGGGGGGTTACATAGGTCGCGAGGATGCCGCGAACCTCACAGCATCGTATGAGTTTCTCCGCTTACTTGAACATCGACTTCAGATTCAGCGGATGCAGCGCACACACACCCTGCCCTCCCTTGACGACGATGAGGCACTGCGCTGGCTGGCGCGTGCCGCGCACGTGCGCCCGGACGGCACGACTGACGCAAAGGGCGTGTTAATAGCGGAGATCAAGCGCAATATCGCCCGCGTACGCCGCATCCACACGAAGCTCTTCTACCGGCCGCTTCTTGAGTCCGTCTCGCGGCTTGAAACTGAGGCGATGCGTCTCACCGAGGACGCGGCAATCAGGCAGCTATCCGCACTCGGATACACCTCGCCGCGTAATGCGCTTAGCCATCTCCGTGCACTCTCGGGCGGATTGTCGAGGCGCGACAGAATCCAGGCTCTGCTGCTACCTACGTTGCTCGACTGGCTCAGCGAGACACCGAACCCAGACGCGGGGCTACTCGCATATCGGCGCATGTCCGATGAACTGACTGACAAAGAATGGTTCTTGCGCACCCTTCGCGATGAGGGCGCGGCCGCTCGTCGGCTGATGAAGATACTCGGTTCCTCCGCCTACATTCCCGACTTGCTTATTCGCGCCCCCGACGTGCTGCGTTTGTTCGCGGACGGTGCTTCAGGCCCTCGACTCATCGAGCCGTGCCCCGAAGACGTGGCAAAGGGACTGCTCGCGTCGTCCGCGCGGTACGCAACTCCGGAACGCTCGATTGCGGCGGCGCGCTCGCTGCGGCGCGCGGAACTGGCACGCGTCGCGTCGGCTGACGTCCTCGGCATGCTTGATGTCCCCCAAGTGTGTGAGGCGCTTTCCTCGGTCTGGGTGGCAGTGCTGGAATCCGCGCTCAAGGCGGCGATCCAGTCCAGTGTCGAAGAGCGTGGCGAGCCAGCTCCCGCGCGAATTGCGGTCATCGGTATGGGCCGTTTGGGCGGTGCAGAGCTCGGCTACGGGTCCGATGCGGACGTCCTTTTCGTGTGTACTCCCGAATCCGGCGCCGACGAAACCACCGCTGTGAAGTGGTCGACTCAGATCGCCGAGATGATCCGGAAACAACTCGGCGCGCCCAGCGTTGACCCTCCGCTCGAAGTTGATACGAACCTCCGTCCCGAAGGGCGCAGCGGGCCAATGGTCCGGACACTTGCCGCATACGATGCGTACTACGCACAGTGGGCGCAGCCGTGGGAAGTGCAAGCGCTCTTGCGGGCACATCAGGTAGCGGGAGACCCCGAACTGGGGATCGACTTCCTGCACATGGCAGACAAGTCGCGGTATCCCGAGGGTGGAATGTCGGAAAAATCTGTCCGGGAGATCCGTCGTATCAAGGCGCGCGTCGATTCAGAACGTTTGCCCCGCGGCGCCGATCCCGCGACCCACACGAAGCTGGGCAGAGGCGGTCTATCCGACGTGGAATGGACCGTGCAGCTGCTCCAATTGCGCTACGCACACGAAGTGACGAGCATGCGGAACACGTCGACTCTGAAGTCGCTGGATGCGATCGCTGCGGAGGGGGTGCTTTCGGAAAGCGATACCGGACTACTGCGTGACGCCTGGATCACTGCAACAAAGGCACGCAACGCGCTTGTGCTCGCCCGGGGTAAACCGTCAGATCAACTGCCCGGTACTGGACCGGTGCTCACAGCTGTGGCCTACATCGCAGGCTGGGACGGTGATCCGGGTGGTTTCATAGAACACTACCGTCGCATCACCCGCCGGGCACGAGGAGTAGTCGAACGGGTCTTCGGCAGTAACCAGTGA
- a CDS encoding alpha/beta hydrolase: MIAHRFPRAARGRFTRRGFTLVVVAAFALAGCAGPGPGDEEGPEFAPATPTEFPPELASYYQQTVEWGPCDDYAVDSLARESLALYEFSCARVAVPVDYSDPGALSLSDDQNGSASADGNVAYVALARRAAEGQKIGSLVLNPGGPGVGGVQTVADITTALFGTDVIERFDIVGLDPRGVGASYPPIACRTDQEKDAHRAQVRVDMSPEGIAAHEAENERYAALCAERTGEALLASVGSREGARDLDIVRAVLGDEKLNFLGYSYATYLGALYAEAFPTNVRAMILDGAVDPAEEAAESVIRQGEGFQRAFDAFAEDCAAQRECALGDEPDQAVAQFRELVDPLIEQPAQTTDPRGLSYEDALTGVVQALYVEQFWPSLRTGLAELADGLGDTLLMLADIYEGRGDDGLYDNSNDAFDAIRCVDSPPEIDRETAGEVDRRYREAAPFLDDGRGTGRAPLSMCAFWPVPHTSEPGTLDIAEELPPLLVVSTTGDPATPYEAGVELADQLGAALLTFRGNTHTAVFQGIQCVDDYAARYLIEGELPGEGTLC; this comes from the coding sequence ATGATCGCGCATCGGTTCCCGCGTGCGGCGAGAGGGCGGTTCACCCGCAGGGGGTTCACTCTCGTCGTGGTTGCAGCATTCGCGCTCGCTGGGTGCGCCGGACCGGGGCCCGGAGATGAAGAAGGGCCGGAATTCGCGCCCGCTACTCCAACAGAGTTCCCTCCGGAACTTGCGAGCTATTACCAGCAAACCGTGGAATGGGGGCCATGCGATGACTACGCCGTCGATTCCCTCGCTCGCGAGAGCCTCGCGCTGTACGAGTTCTCGTGTGCCCGTGTCGCGGTCCCCGTCGACTACAGCGATCCAGGCGCCCTCAGCCTCTCAGACGACCAGAACGGCTCCGCGAGCGCGGATGGCAACGTTGCCTATGTAGCGCTCGCGCGACGCGCTGCGGAAGGCCAGAAGATCGGTTCTCTCGTCCTCAATCCAGGCGGCCCAGGGGTTGGCGGTGTGCAAACCGTCGCCGATATCACCACCGCTCTGTTCGGCACGGACGTGATCGAGCGCTTCGACATCGTTGGACTCGACCCGCGAGGCGTCGGAGCATCGTATCCGCCGATCGCGTGCCGGACCGACCAGGAGAAAGACGCCCACCGCGCGCAGGTTCGCGTGGATATGAGCCCGGAAGGGATCGCCGCGCATGAGGCTGAAAATGAACGATATGCAGCGTTGTGCGCCGAACGAACAGGGGAGGCGCTACTCGCGAGCGTGGGCAGCCGGGAAGGCGCCCGTGACCTTGATATTGTCCGGGCAGTACTCGGGGACGAGAAACTCAACTTCCTCGGGTACTCGTACGCCACCTATCTCGGAGCGTTGTACGCCGAAGCTTTCCCCACGAACGTCCGTGCGATGATCCTGGATGGAGCGGTAGATCCCGCGGAAGAAGCGGCCGAATCGGTGATTCGGCAAGGGGAGGGCTTCCAGCGCGCCTTCGATGCATTCGCTGAAGACTGCGCGGCACAGCGGGAATGCGCACTCGGTGACGAGCCAGACCAGGCGGTAGCACAGTTTCGCGAGTTGGTGGACCCACTAATCGAGCAACCGGCGCAGACGACTGACCCGCGCGGTTTGAGTTACGAGGATGCCCTCACGGGGGTTGTCCAGGCTCTCTACGTGGAGCAGTTCTGGCCGTCGCTGCGCACGGGACTTGCTGAGCTTGCCGACGGACTTGGTGACACCCTGCTAATGCTGGCAGACATCTACGAGGGGCGCGGCGACGACGGGCTTTACGACAACAGCAATGATGCGTTTGATGCCATCCGCTGCGTCGACAGCCCTCCCGAGATTGACCGCGAGACCGCTGGCGAGGTTGACCGCAGATACCGCGAGGCTGCCCCCTTCCTCGATGACGGCCGCGGCACTGGACGCGCACCACTGTCGATGTGCGCCTTCTGGCCCGTGCCTCATACCAGTGAACCGGGAACGCTCGATATCGCGGAGGAATTGCCCCCGCTGCTCGTCGTATCGACCACGGGTGACCCAGCAACACCCTATGAAGCGGGCGTTGAACTCGCTGATCAATTAGGCGCTGCGCTGCTGACTTTTCGCGGCAACACGCATACTGCGGTTTTCCAGGGCATCCAGTGTGTGGACGATTACGCGGCGAGATATCTGATCGAGGGGGAACTGCCAGGGGAGGGCACCCTGTGCTGA
- the glnA gene encoding type I glutamate--ammonia ligase, with product MAFSNAEEVFKFIADENVEYVDVRFCDLPGVQQHFSIPASAFNQDVIDDGLAFDGSSVRGFQSIHESDMLLLPDVTTAGIDPFRAAKTLNVVFSVHDPFTREAYSRDPRNVARKAEAYLASTGIADTAFFGAEAEFYLFDSVRFDSQANGTFYEIDSESGWWNTGVDREADGSPNRGYKVRYKGGYFPVAPYDHYVDLRDDITTNLTNAGFEIERGHHEVGTAGQAEINYKFNTLTHAADDLLLFKYIVKNTAWQGGKSATFMPKPLFGDNGSGMHMHQSLWKDGKPLFHDEAGYAGLSDMARHYIGGILHHAPSLLAFTNPTINSYHRLVPGYEAPINLVYSQRNRSAAVRIPITGNNPKAKRLEFRAPDSSGNPYLAFAACMMAGLDGIRNKIEPPAPVDKDLYELPPEEAKGIPQAPTSLEAVIDNLERDNDFLTEGGVFTNDLIETWIALKREQEIEPVRLRPHPYEFNLYYDV from the coding sequence GTGGCGTTTTCCAATGCCGAAGAAGTCTTCAAGTTCATTGCCGATGAAAATGTCGAATACGTCGACGTCCGTTTCTGTGACCTCCCGGGTGTGCAGCAGCACTTCTCAATCCCGGCGTCCGCATTCAACCAGGATGTGATCGACGACGGTCTTGCGTTCGACGGCTCATCGGTTCGCGGCTTCCAGTCGATTCACGAGTCTGACATGCTGCTCCTCCCGGACGTGACCACGGCAGGTATTGACCCGTTCCGCGCTGCGAAGACGCTGAACGTTGTCTTCTCTGTGCACGACCCGTTCACGCGCGAGGCGTACAGCCGTGACCCGCGTAACGTGGCACGCAAAGCTGAGGCGTACCTGGCCAGCACCGGAATCGCCGATACCGCGTTCTTCGGCGCGGAAGCTGAGTTCTACCTGTTCGACTCGGTCCGTTTCGATTCGCAGGCCAACGGCACATTCTACGAAATCGACTCTGAGTCCGGCTGGTGGAACACCGGCGTTGATCGTGAAGCCGATGGATCACCGAACCGTGGCTACAAGGTGCGCTACAAGGGTGGTTACTTCCCCGTCGCACCGTACGACCACTACGTCGACCTGCGCGACGACATCACCACCAACCTGACCAACGCCGGATTCGAGATCGAGCGCGGCCACCACGAGGTCGGCACCGCGGGCCAGGCTGAGATCAACTACAAGTTCAACACTTTGACTCACGCTGCTGATGACTTGCTGCTCTTCAAGTACATCGTGAAGAACACCGCATGGCAGGGCGGCAAATCAGCGACGTTCATGCCGAAGCCGCTGTTCGGCGATAACGGCTCCGGTATGCACATGCACCAGTCGCTATGGAAAGACGGCAAGCCGTTGTTCCACGACGAGGCTGGCTACGCCGGGCTGTCCGACATGGCCCGCCATTACATCGGCGGCATCCTGCACCACGCTCCGTCGCTGCTCGCGTTCACCAACCCGACGATCAACTCGTACCACCGCCTCGTGCCGGGTTACGAAGCGCCGATCAACCTGGTCTACTCGCAGCGCAACCGTTCTGCGGCTGTCCGAATCCCGATCACGGGCAACAACCCGAAGGCGAAGCGCCTCGAGTTCCGCGCACCTGACAGTTCGGGCAACCCGTACCTCGCTTTCGCGGCGTGCATGATGGCCGGCCTAGATGGCATCCGGAACAAGATTGAACCACCAGCACCGGTGGACAAGGACCTCTACGAACTCCCTCCGGAGGAAGCCAAGGGCATTCCGCAGGCCCCCACCTCACTCGAAGCTGTCATCGACAACCTCGAGCGCGACAACGACTTCCTCACCGAAGGTGGCGTGTTCACCAACGACCTGATCGAGACCTGGATCGCGCTGAAGCGCGAACAGGAAATCGAGCCGGTCCGCCTGCGTCCGCACCCGTACGAGTTCAACCTGTACTACGACGTGTGA
- a CDS encoding RDD family protein produces the protein MSRITGSWLYGPSAALPKGELDGESKYKGEALGLPEDGPGSLPTWLRRSGAFFADIFMAAGVAAIFTFPEPPRNWSLLVWFMVAIFAVLFFSFTPGQALFGLRVQRVDRAAPVGLWRSVLRAFLVSLLIPAAIWDRDGRGLHDRLTGTAIVRTR, from the coding sequence ATGTCCAGGATTACAGGCTCATGGCTCTACGGCCCGTCGGCAGCTCTCCCGAAAGGTGAGTTGGACGGCGAGTCCAAGTACAAAGGTGAAGCACTCGGGCTGCCCGAGGATGGGCCTGGCTCACTGCCCACCTGGCTGCGACGCAGTGGTGCCTTCTTTGCTGACATCTTCATGGCGGCGGGCGTCGCTGCCATCTTCACTTTTCCCGAACCGCCCCGCAACTGGAGCCTGCTGGTGTGGTTCATGGTGGCGATTTTCGCGGTGCTCTTCTTCTCGTTCACGCCGGGACAAGCACTGTTCGGACTGCGTGTTCAACGAGTAGATAGGGCCGCGCCGGTGGGGTTGTGGCGCTCCGTCCTCCGCGCGTTCCTGGTGTCGCTGCTGATTCCCGCCGCGATCTGGGATCGCGACGGGAGGGGACTGCATGACAGGCTGACCGGAACGGCAATCGTCCGCACACGTTGA